Proteins found in one Nostoc sp. NIES-3756 genomic segment:
- a CDS encoding site-specific integrase codes for MENQGKDKYQQAFADLDPLSSTDGSFLGSSLQAQQQREHMRTKVLEELDKVNLRLKSAKTKVSIRESNGSLQLRATLPIKPGDKDTKGTGRKQYNLSLNIPANLDGLKTAEEEAYELGKLIARKTFEWNDKYLGKEATKKDVTTIGELLEKFEEEYFKTHKRTTKSEHTFFYYFSRTQRYTNSQNLATAENLINSIEQIDKEWARYNAARAISSFCQTFNIEIDLSKYAKMPDRNSRNIPTDAEILSGISKFEDYLTTRGNQVNQDVKDSWQLWRWTYGMLAVFGLRPREIFINPDIDWWLSKENADLTWKVNKECKTGERQALPLHKEWIDEFDLRNPKYLKMLATVISKKDNNNHAEITALTQRISWWFRKIGLDFKPYDLRHAWAIRAHILGIPIKAAADNLGHSMQVHTQTYQRWFSLDMRKLAINQALTKRNEIELIREENARLRMENENLKLEIEKLKMELVYKRS; via the coding sequence ATGGAAAATCAGGGTAAAGACAAATATCAACAAGCCTTTGCAGACTTAGATCCGCTTTCATCTACCGATGGCAGTTTTCTCGGCTCAAGTCTGCAAGCACAGCAGCAAAGAGAACACATGAGAACAAAAGTCCTAGAAGAATTAGATAAAGTAAATCTGCGTTTGAAGTCTGCAAAGACCAAAGTATCAATCCGGGAATCAAACGGAAGTCTGCAATTAAGAGCAACGTTACCAATTAAACCCGGAGACAAGGACACAAAGGGAACTGGGAGAAAGCAATACAACCTCAGTTTGAACATCCCTGCAAACTTAGATGGGTTGAAAACGGCTGAGGAAGAAGCTTACGAATTAGGCAAATTAATTGCTCGTAAAACCTTTGAATGGAATGATAAGTATTTAGGTAAAGAAGCAACTAAAAAAGATGTAACAACCATAGGTGAGTTATTAGAAAAATTTGAGGAAGAATATTTTAAAACTCATAAACGCACCACAAAAAGCGAACATACATTTTTCTATTATTTTTCCCGCACTCAAAGATACACAAATTCGCAAAACTTAGCAACTGCGGAAAATCTCATCAATTCAATTGAACAAATCGATAAAGAATGGGCAAGATATAACGCAGCCAGAGCTATATCCTCATTTTGCCAGACATTCAATATAGAAATTGACTTGTCTAAATATGCCAAAATGCCCGATCGCAATTCGCGCAACATCCCCACAGACGCAGAAATACTATCAGGAATTAGCAAATTTGAAGATTATTTAACTACTAGAGGCAATCAAGTTAACCAAGATGTAAAAGATAGCTGGCAACTGTGGCGCTGGACGTATGGAATGTTAGCCGTTTTTGGTTTACGTCCCAGAGAAATTTTTATTAACCCTGATATTGACTGGTGGTTAAGCAAAGAAAATGCAGACTTGACATGGAAGGTAAATAAAGAGTGTAAAACAGGGGAAAGACAAGCATTACCCTTACACAAAGAATGGATTGATGAGTTTGACTTAAGAAACCCAAAATATTTAAAAATGCTGGCAACGGTAATTAGTAAAAAAGATAATAACAATCATGCAGAAATAACAGCATTAACACAACGAATAAGTTGGTGGTTCCGCAAAATAGGCTTAGATTTTAAGCCTTACGATTTACGTCACGCCTGGGCAATTCGCGCCCATATTTTAGGCATACCAATCAAAGCGGCGGCGGATAATTTAGGTCATAGTATGCAAGTTCACACGCAAACCTATCAGCGTTGGTTCTCCTTAGATATGCGAAAGCTGGCGATTAATCAGGCGTTAACTAAGAGGAATGAGATTGAGTTGATTAGAGAAGAAAATGCTAGGTTGAGGATGGAGAATGAAAACTTAAAATTGGAGATTGAAAAGTTAAAGATGGAATTAGTATATAAGCGTAGTTAA
- a CDS encoding DCL family protein: MAKQPIIINGIEFKFQKNAIEYFKNMLERYHNGQTVKNDDYNMLLALLERHPEADKKMGCGVKRIYKDKTDMPTSCFWIERTDGSKTDFSYRTAISAKSKSLYQEFLEACRNAVQDDLKLTKEKFFDKFADEHGKIECAISGDKIAIYESHLDHRKPLTFQVIVNTFIAANDIEIKREMLSISQDAQCQTTIVDVNIKDKFRRYHHKIAQLRIIKIEHNLSLGGSERILRSSNTVLIPIEIVCE, translated from the coding sequence ATGGCAAAACAACCAATTATTATTAATGGAATAGAGTTCAAGTTTCAGAAAAATGCCATCGAGTATTTCAAAAATATGCTGGAGCGTTATCATAATGGTCAAACTGTAAAAAATGATGATTACAATATGCTATTGGCTCTTCTTGAACGCCATCCTGAAGCCGATAAAAAGATGGGATGCGGTGTGAAGCGTATTTATAAAGATAAAACAGATATGCCAACCAGTTGCTTCTGGATAGAAAGAACTGATGGCTCCAAAACTGATTTTTCCTACCGAACAGCAATTTCAGCTAAAAGTAAGTCTCTTTATCAAGAATTTTTAGAAGCTTGCCGTAACGCTGTTCAAGACGATCTCAAGTTAACCAAAGAAAAATTCTTTGATAAATTTGCTGATGAACATGGAAAAATTGAATGCGCTATTAGTGGTGATAAGATAGCAATTTATGAAAGCCATCTCGATCATCGAAAACCTTTAACATTTCAGGTAATTGTTAATACCTTTATTGCTGCTAATGATATTGAGATAAAACGTGAGATGTTGTCTATATCTCAGGATGCACAATGCCAAACAACTATCGTTGACGTAAATATAAAGGATAAATTTCGACGCTATCATCATAAAATTGCACAGCTTAGAATTATTAAAATAGAACATAATCTCAGTCTTGGTGGCTCTGAGAGAATCTTAAGAAGCAGTAACACTGTGTTAATTCCTATAGAAATTGTATGTGAATAA
- a CDS encoding DM13 domain-containing protein — MKTKQLITLCLASMLMVSCAGELSNQKFTTNSATANAATSITYTEENTSTQSSKSSNKTNVKSGSFVSGEHTTQGKVRITSKDGKSFIELDQLFKTSTSGPDLVVVLHRSDNVIGSTKPPAYPLRRRDYIVISPLQKYSGAQNYLIPNNINLAEYKSVVIWCRRFNATFGAASLSS, encoded by the coding sequence ATGAAAACCAAACAGTTAATAACACTTTGCTTAGCTTCTATGCTTATGGTTAGCTGTGCCGGAGAATTATCAAATCAAAAATTTACTACAAATTCTGCAACTGCAAATGCGGCTACAAGCATAACATATACTGAAGAAAATACTTCAACTCAATCTAGTAAATCTTCAAATAAAACTAATGTTAAATCAGGTTCATTCGTTTCTGGAGAACACACAACTCAGGGAAAAGTACGCATTACCAGTAAAGATGGTAAGTCTTTTATTGAGCTTGACCAGTTATTTAAAACTTCCACATCAGGGCCTGACTTAGTGGTAGTTTTACACCGTTCTGATAATGTGATTGGTTCAACTAAACCACCAGCCTATCCTTTGAGAAGACGAGATTATATTGTTATATCTCCTTTACAAAAATATAGTGGCGCTCAAAATTATCTCATTCCTAACAATATTAACTTAGCAGAATACAAGTCTGTTGTTATCTGGTGTCGAAGATTTAATGCTACTTTTGGCGCTGCCAGTTTGAGCAGTTAA
- a CDS encoding GAF domain-containing sensor histidine kinase, whose translation MVKAIDNKTLQNLMWQRERRAIALLSSLNYRTGELNSYLHNVACGVSELLNVDWSVVTLCQKGFEQVLASSLEMGEGDHIYALHGSLTGTVVETGRSLAVEDANKYPEYGEAPEGYCAYLGIPLRTAEGEVIGTVCSFHQQPRNFTQDEIQFVELFAERAATAIDNYHLYQQQRQFNHILEAEVENRTAELRAAQAKLVEQERLAAIGEFAAMIVHEIRNPLTTMTMGLKYFQRTVTTESAQERLSLALGEATRLENLLSEILLYAKPQMLQLCELDANKFMRELLSYTSEMPEAVSQQFEFIPASVPVKILGDKDKLKQVFINIVRNACEAVCPGDVIKWEVNILSPDHVCINVCNGGEPIPPEVLSKLTQPFFSTKPSGTGLGLPITKRIVNAHGGELSIYSDTTGTTVSVQLPRISIKN comes from the coding sequence ATGGTAAAAGCCATTGATAATAAAACTTTACAAAATCTAATGTGGCAACGTGAGCGTAGAGCGATCGCACTTTTATCTTCTTTAAACTATCGGACTGGAGAGCTAAATAGCTATCTGCATAATGTTGCCTGTGGAGTTAGTGAGTTACTCAATGTTGATTGGTCAGTAGTAACTTTGTGCCAAAAGGGATTTGAGCAGGTGTTGGCTAGCAGTCTGGAAATGGGCGAAGGCGACCATATTTATGCGCTGCATGGTTCACTAACAGGCACAGTTGTAGAAACTGGTCGCTCTTTAGCAGTGGAAGATGCCAACAAATACCCAGAGTATGGCGAAGCACCAGAAGGCTATTGTGCTTATTTAGGCATACCTTTAAGGACTGCCGAAGGCGAAGTAATTGGCACTGTCTGCTCATTCCATCAGCAACCAAGGAATTTTACCCAAGATGAAATCCAATTTGTAGAACTATTTGCTGAACGTGCAGCTACAGCAATTGATAATTACCATTTGTACCAGCAACAGCGACAATTTAATCATATTTTAGAAGCTGAAGTAGAAAACCGCACAGCAGAATTACGGGCAGCACAAGCCAAGCTTGTAGAACAAGAACGACTAGCCGCTATTGGTGAATTTGCGGCGATGATTGTCCATGAAATTCGCAATCCTTTAACTACGATGACTATGGGATTGAAGTATTTCCAGAGAACTGTGACAACTGAATCTGCACAAGAGCGATTATCATTAGCCCTTGGTGAAGCCACTCGATTAGAAAATCTGTTGAGTGAAATTTTGCTTTATGCTAAACCACAGATGTTGCAACTATGCGAATTGGATGCAAATAAATTTATGCGTGAGTTGCTAAGTTACACTAGCGAGATGCCAGAAGCTGTCTCACAACAATTTGAATTTATTCCTGCTTCAGTTCCTGTCAAGATTTTAGGTGACAAAGATAAGCTCAAGCAAGTTTTTATTAATATTGTCCGTAATGCTTGTGAAGCAGTTTGCCCAGGAGATGTAATTAAATGGGAAGTAAATATTTTATCTCCAGATCATGTTTGCATTAATGTTTGCAATGGTGGTGAGCCAATTCCTCCAGAAGTTCTATCAAAACTAACTCAGCCATTTTTTTCAACAAAACCTAGTGGTACTGGTCTGGGGCTACCCATTACTAAGCGTATCGTTAACGCTCACGGTGGAGAATTATCTATTTACTCTGATACAACAGGTACTACGGTGAGTGTGCAGTTACCCAGAATATCAATTAAGAATTGA
- a CDS encoding transposase — protein sequence MWEFSHLNTDCFNIFLEQFAATYPEDIHILQLDNGAFHLSQTLKIPENIIFLFQPPHTPQVNPIERLWEEVKRNLSWECFANLDELRTVIWQRLEELNTSIVASITGWGFILDALFVSGFS from the coding sequence ATTTGGGAATTTTCTCATCTCAACACAGATTGTTTCAATATCTTTTTAGAACAGTTTGCAGCTACATATCCGGAAGATATACATATACTTCAATTAGATAATGGTGCTTTTCATTTAAGCCAGACTCTTAAAATTCCCGAAAATATTATTTTTTTATTTCAACCTCCGCATACTCCTCAAGTCAATCCCATTGAACGTTTATGGGAGGAAGTCAAAAGGAATTTAAGTTGGGAATGCTTTGCTAATTTGGACGAGTTAAGAACAGTTATCTGGCAACGTCTTGAGGAATTAAACACATCAATTGTTGCTTCTATTACAGGTTGGGGTTTTATTCTGGATGCTTTATTTGTATCAGGCTTTTCATGA
- a CDS encoding response regulator transcription factor: MDSRFFIRLLIADDHPPMREGLSALLEKEKDFQVVGLAKNGVEAIAQFREYQPDVLLMDLRMPEMEGVDVVNSLRSEFPNARIIIFTTYDGDEDIYRALRAGAYGYLLKDAPCQELFTAIRKVHLGEKYVMSSVAQKLTQRFSEAELTERELEVLLLMVQGKNNRKISEQLCIVEGTVKFHVRNILEKLGASDRTHAVTIALKRGLARL, encoded by the coding sequence ATTGATAGTAGATTTTTCATCCGTCTCTTAATTGCAGATGACCATCCTCCAATGCGAGAAGGATTATCAGCCCTGTTAGAAAAGGAGAAAGATTTTCAGGTGGTGGGTTTAGCAAAAAATGGAGTTGAGGCGATCGCTCAATTTCGAGAGTACCAACCGGACGTATTATTGATGGATTTACGAATGCCCGAAATGGAAGGGGTAGATGTAGTCAATTCTCTACGGAGTGAGTTTCCCAATGCTCGTATTATCATCTTCACCACCTACGACGGTGACGAAGACATCTATCGTGCGTTACGTGCTGGCGCTTATGGCTATTTGCTTAAAGATGCCCCCTGTCAAGAATTATTTACAGCCATCCGCAAAGTACATCTCGGAGAAAAATATGTGATGTCATCCGTAGCGCAAAAACTCACCCAACGCTTCTCTGAGGCTGAATTAACCGAGCGGGAGTTAGAAGTGTTACTGCTGATGGTACAAGGTAAAAACAATCGTAAAATCAGTGAACAACTGTGTATTGTCGAAGGAACAGTGAAGTTCCATGTACGAAACATTTTAGAAAAACTAGGAGCAAGCGATCGCACCCACGCCGTTACAATTGCTCTTAAGCGAGGTCTTGCTCGACTTTAA
- a CDS encoding sensor histidine kinase, with product MFNRSRRNLASWFTLAMGSILVGFAAVVYYLEVIDELETLDRLLYKKISVMAANVKLEMQNGQQQPDLEHVPLLGSMVQPLLDSQLVYVGWYNEQKQLVQFFGKMASDRLLISSGFDTIKTDSKVWLRQVTLPIYQHGVLIGYLQAAMPMTSAESALAEFRMVLAVSVPITLGVVALTGWWLGGIAMQPIRQSYDHLQRFTADASHELRSPLTAIMSNSQYGVLSKSTDLEVQRQRFQKIFDIAKSMSILVNDLLFLARYQGTLPPELVQEIDLINLLKQIKDDYVIQLDTQHLCLVFQLPSNSIIVLGYADLLRQAITNLLNNACKYTSAGGKVQLHLFTQSSWAVIEVIDNGIGIPKEDLPHIFERFYRVDKKRSRKTGGFGLGLSIVQQIVQSHGGKISIESKINQGTKLQIILPLK from the coding sequence ATGTTTAATCGTAGTCGTCGTAATCTTGCAAGTTGGTTCACCCTAGCAATGGGGAGTATTTTAGTTGGGTTTGCGGCAGTAGTTTACTATTTAGAAGTTATAGATGAGCTAGAAACACTCGATAGATTACTTTATAAAAAAATCAGTGTCATGGCGGCAAATGTCAAATTAGAAATGCAAAATGGACAACAACAACCAGACTTAGAACATGTACCATTGTTGGGAAGTATGGTACAACCATTGCTAGACAGCCAATTGGTCTATGTAGGTTGGTATAATGAGCAAAAGCAACTAGTACAATTTTTTGGTAAGATGGCGAGCGATCGCCTTTTAATATCGAGTGGATTTGATACTATCAAAACTGATAGTAAAGTCTGGCTACGTCAGGTAACATTGCCTATTTACCAACATGGCGTGCTAATTGGTTATTTGCAAGCAGCAATGCCAATGACATCTGCTGAAAGCGCTTTAGCAGAGTTTCGTATGGTTTTAGCGGTCTCAGTACCTATTACTTTAGGCGTAGTCGCTTTGACTGGTTGGTGGTTGGGAGGAATAGCAATGCAACCCATACGCCAAAGTTATGACCATCTGCAAAGATTTACAGCCGATGCTTCCCATGAATTGCGATCGCCTCTGACAGCAATTATGAGTAATTCTCAGTACGGCGTTCTGTCTAAATCTACCGATTTAGAGGTGCAACGTCAGCGTTTTCAAAAGATTTTTGATATTGCTAAATCAATGAGTATCTTGGTAAATGATTTGCTATTTCTAGCCCGCTATCAAGGTACATTACCTCCTGAATTAGTACAAGAAATTGATTTAATTAATTTACTTAAGCAAATAAAAGATGATTATGTTATCCAACTAGATACACAACATTTATGTTTAGTTTTTCAACTGCCAAGTAATAGTATAATTGTACTCGGCTATGCTGATTTGCTACGTCAAGCCATTACAAATTTACTCAATAATGCTTGTAAATATACTTCTGCTGGTGGTAAAGTTCAGTTGCATTTATTTACTCAGTCATCTTGGGCTGTCATTGAAGTGATAGATAATGGTATTGGTATTCCTAAAGAGGATTTACCTCATATTTTTGAACGTTTTTATCGAGTGGATAAAAAGCGCTCTCGTAAAACTGGAGGGTTTGGTTTAGGATTATCTATAGTCCAACAAATAGTTCAATCTCATGGAGGCAAAATCAGTATTGAAAGTAAAATTAATCAAGGAACAAAACTACAAATCATTCTGCCTTTAAAGTAA
- a CDS encoding response regulator transcription factor: MRILLVEDDFEQLEPLQSILSEAGYIVDAAEDGEIAQWLISQKDYDLLILDWMLPTMSGLSLCRQYRLAGKKSPVLILTAKDTIPDKVMGLDAGADDYLVKPADLVELLARVRALGRRVPDWQGDSLRIADLQFHLAQLSVERNQVKVELSPREAQLLEYLMRHPNQVLTRNQIEEALWECGMEPESNALTVLVRKLRHRLQMLGVGDWIRTVYGMGYRLNPQESN, translated from the coding sequence ATGCGAATTTTACTAGTAGAAGATGATTTTGAGCAATTAGAGCCGCTACAAAGTATTCTGTCTGAAGCTGGATATATTGTTGATGCTGCGGAAGATGGAGAAATTGCCCAGTGGTTGATTTCGCAAAAAGATTATGACCTATTAATTCTTGACTGGATGTTACCAACAATGAGTGGGTTGAGTTTGTGTCGTCAGTATCGTCTTGCTGGTAAAAAGTCACCAGTCTTGATTTTGACAGCTAAAGATACTATACCTGACAAAGTTATGGGTTTAGATGCAGGGGCAGATGATTATTTAGTTAAACCTGCTGACTTAGTGGAACTTTTAGCACGAGTACGTGCTTTGGGGCGAAGAGTCCCAGATTGGCAAGGAGATAGCTTACGTATAGCGGATTTACAATTTCATTTAGCCCAATTAAGTGTAGAACGCAATCAGGTAAAAGTAGAATTATCTCCTCGTGAAGCACAATTACTAGAATATCTTATGCGTCATCCTAATCAGGTTTTGACTCGCAATCAGATTGAAGAAGCTTTATGGGAATGTGGTATGGAACCAGAAAGTAATGCCTTAACTGTGTTAGTTCGCAAGTTGCGACATCGCTTGCAGATGTTAGGCGTAGGTGATTGGATTAGGACAGTTTATGGTATGGGTTATCGTTTAAATCCGCAAGAATCAAATTAG
- a CDS encoding cation-translocating P-type ATPase — MTAISQDISQQEWHNLPASRVAQKLNANIETGLTSDEVEKRRERYGTNELKGKAGTNPIFRFLLQFNQPLLYILLIAGAIKALIGQWVNAWVIWGVILINAIVGFLQESKAESAIAALASSVQTNATILRNGQKAQVPSTELVPGDIVLLVSGDKVPADLRLLESRNLQVNESALTGESVAIEKNTQPLPADAALAERGNMAYAGSFVTFGTGKGIVVAIGEATETGRISQLIEQGTSLKTPLTRKFDKFSRTLLYIILGIAALTFAVGLAYGNSWAGMFEAAVAFAVSAIPEGLPAVVTVTLAIGVSRMARRHAIVRKLPAVETLGGATVICSDKTGTLTENQMTVQAIYAGGEQFTVTGTGYTPEGEILLDELPIDWQNFPALEESLKAGLLCNDSHLEHKDGQWQVIGDPTEGALITAAEKVGFYRQDLETQMPRLDVIPFESEFQYMATLHEGSKGDNSAQGKTIYVKGSVEAILQRCQQMLDAGGNLTSVDAQTIHQEVDVMADLGLRVLAFAKKSVSVNQNSLDHADIKNGLIFLGLQGMIDPPRNEAIKAVEACQNAGIQVKMITGDHAATARAIAQRMGFNKNGEVLAFTGAQLAQMEQSELATAIEDGAVFARVAPEQKLRIVEALQSKGEIVAMTGDGVNDAPALRQADIGIAMGGGGTEVAKEASDMILTDDNFASIEAAVEEGRTVYRNLLKAIAFILPVNGGESMTILISILFARELPILSLQVLWLNMVNSITMTVPLAFEPKSQRVMQLPPRSPREPLLSQSLIKRIVVISLFNWILIFGVFEWIKQTTGNIDLARTMAIQGLVAGRLFYLLSISHLGVALINQLRGIRLRFKDTSAIAIGMTTTIFLQIIFSQWSLMNNLFSTAPLNLNQWLICLLVGLPMILVAAFANRFDPLD, encoded by the coding sequence ATGACAGCAATATCTCAAGACATTAGCCAGCAGGAATGGCATAATCTACCAGCATCAAGGGTAGCGCAGAAGTTAAATGCAAATATAGAAACAGGTTTAACTTCAGATGAGGTTGAAAAACGACGTGAACGTTACGGTACTAACGAACTGAAGGGTAAAGCTGGGACAAACCCAATATTCAGGTTTTTATTGCAGTTCAACCAACCCTTACTATACATTTTGCTGATTGCGGGTGCAATTAAAGCTTTAATTGGTCAGTGGGTCAATGCTTGGGTAATTTGGGGTGTCATCCTAATTAATGCCATTGTCGGTTTTCTTCAAGAATCAAAAGCCGAAAGTGCGATCGCAGCTTTAGCTTCCTCAGTCCAAACCAATGCAACTATCCTCCGTAACGGTCAAAAGGCACAAGTTCCTTCTACAGAGTTAGTACCTGGAGATATAGTCCTACTGGTTTCTGGTGATAAAGTTCCAGCCGATTTACGTCTTTTAGAATCTCGCAATCTGCAAGTTAATGAATCAGCACTTACGGGTGAGTCAGTCGCAATTGAAAAAAATACCCAACCGCTTCCAGCAGATGCAGCTTTAGCAGAACGGGGAAATATGGCTTATGCTGGCAGCTTTGTAACTTTCGGCACTGGTAAGGGGATTGTCGTAGCTATTGGCGAAGCCACAGAAACCGGACGGATTTCTCAACTGATTGAACAAGGAACGAGCCTGAAAACTCCCTTGACTCGCAAATTTGATAAATTCAGCCGCACATTACTATACATAATTCTGGGTATAGCGGCGCTGACCTTTGCCGTCGGGTTGGCTTATGGCAATTCTTGGGCGGGAATGTTTGAGGCGGCTGTGGCTTTTGCGGTGAGTGCTATTCCTGAAGGATTACCCGCAGTAGTAACAGTAACATTAGCTATTGGTGTTTCCCGTATGGCTCGCCGTCATGCGATCGTCCGCAAATTACCAGCCGTAGAAACTTTAGGCGGTGCTACAGTTATCTGTTCTGATAAAACTGGGACATTAACTGAAAACCAAATGACTGTACAAGCAATTTATGCTGGTGGTGAACAATTTACAGTCACAGGTACAGGCTATACTCCAGAAGGAGAAATTTTATTAGATGAATTACCAATAGATTGGCAGAATTTTCCGGCTTTGGAAGAATCTCTCAAAGCGGGACTGTTGTGTAATGACTCACATCTCGAACACAAAGATGGACAATGGCAGGTGATTGGTGATCCTACAGAGGGTGCATTGATAACGGCTGCTGAAAAGGTGGGATTTTATCGCCAAGATTTAGAAACCCAAATGCCTAGATTGGATGTGATTCCCTTTGAGTCTGAGTTTCAATACATGGCAACTCTGCATGAGGGAAGCAAGGGAGACAATTCTGCGCAAGGTAAGACGATTTATGTTAAAGGTTCGGTAGAAGCAATTCTCCAACGTTGTCAGCAGATGTTAGATGCTGGAGGAAATTTGACATCTGTTGATGCCCAAACCATACATCAGGAAGTTGATGTGATGGCGGATCTTGGGTTGCGGGTGCTGGCTTTTGCCAAAAAATCTGTATCTGTTAATCAAAATTCCCTTGACCATGCAGATATCAAAAACGGCTTAATTTTCCTGGGATTGCAGGGAATGATTGATCCGCCTAGAAATGAGGCGATTAAGGCAGTAGAAGCCTGCCAAAATGCAGGGATTCAGGTAAAAATGATTACAGGCGACCATGCGGCAACAGCAAGAGCGATCGCCCAGCGCATGGGCTTTAATAAAAATGGGGAAGTGCTGGCATTTACAGGCGCTCAACTTGCTCAAATGGAGCAATCAGAATTAGCTACAGCCATAGAAGATGGGGCTGTGTTTGCCCGTGTTGCACCAGAACAAAAACTCCGCATTGTGGAAGCGCTGCAATCTAAAGGAGAGATAGTTGCTATGACAGGGGATGGTGTAAACGATGCACCAGCCTTGAGACAAGCAGATATTGGCATTGCAATGGGAGGTGGGGGAACGGAGGTAGCTAAAGAAGCCTCGGATATGATTTTGACCGATGATAACTTCGCCTCTATAGAAGCTGCGGTGGAAGAAGGGCGGACTGTTTATCGAAATTTATTAAAAGCGATCGCCTTTATCCTACCCGTTAATGGTGGTGAGTCGATGACAATTTTGATTAGTATACTGTTTGCCAGAGAATTGCCGATTTTATCTTTACAAGTTTTGTGGCTAAATATGGTCAACTCCATTACCATGACTGTACCTTTAGCCTTTGAGCCAAAATCTCAACGGGTAATGCAACTACCACCACGCAGCCCCCGCGAACCTTTACTTTCTCAAAGTTTAATTAAGCGCATTGTGGTCATTTCTCTCTTTAACTGGATTTTAATTTTTGGTGTTTTTGAATGGATAAAACAAACCACAGGCAATATTGATTTAGCTAGGACAATGGCAATTCAAGGTTTAGTTGCTGGTAGACTGTTTTATCTTTTAAGTATTAGTCACTTAGGTGTTGCGTTAATTAATCAACTGCGAGGAATTAGACTAAGATTCAAAGATACTTCTGCTATTGCCATTGGTATGACCACCACGATTTTTTTGCAAATAATCTTTAGTCAGTGGAGTTTGATGAATAATTTATTTTCTACTGCTCCACTAAACTTGAATCAATGGTTAATTTGCTTACTTGTAGGTTTACCAATGATTTTAGTAGCAGCCTTTGCTAATCGCTTTGATCCTCTGGATTGA
- a CDS encoding bacteriorhodopsin: MDLQSILHWIYVAGMASGALYFWSLSRNPRGVPQYEYLVATFIPIWSGLAYMAMALDQGKVEVAGQIAHYARYIDWIVTTPLLLLSLSWTAMQFTKKDWTLVGFLMSTQVVVITSGLIADLSERDWVRYLWYICGVFAFLIVLWGIWNPLRAKARTQGVELFSLYDKVVTYFTILWICYPIVWIIGPNGFNWINQTTETFLFCLIPFFSKVGFSFLDLHGLRNLHDSRQTSGDRFVENTFQFVDNITAFDRPKNRISRRRV, encoded by the coding sequence ATGGATTTGCAAAGTATTCTTCACTGGATTTATGTTGCGGGAATGGCAAGCGGTGCATTATATTTTTGGTCACTTAGTCGTAACCCGCGTGGTGTCCCACAGTATGAATATTTGGTAGCAACATTCATTCCTATTTGGTCGGGACTGGCTTATATGGCTATGGCTTTAGACCAAGGTAAAGTTGAGGTAGCTGGTCAAATTGCCCACTATGCTCGTTATATTGATTGGATTGTGACTACACCTTTACTACTGCTATCTCTGTCTTGGACAGCTATGCAGTTTACTAAAAAAGATTGGACACTCGTTGGTTTTTTGATGAGTACTCAGGTAGTTGTGATTACGAGTGGGTTAATTGCAGATTTATCAGAACGGGATTGGGTGAGATACTTATGGTATATCTGTGGGGTTTTTGCCTTTTTGATTGTGCTTTGGGGCATTTGGAACCCTTTACGTGCTAAGGCTAGAACTCAAGGGGTGGAATTATTTAGCTTATACGATAAGGTAGTAACTTATTTTACTATACTTTGGATTTGTTACCCGATTGTCTGGATTATTGGCCCCAATGGTTTTAATTGGATCAACCAAACTACGGAAACGTTTTTGTTTTGCTTAATTCCCTTTTTCTCAAAAGTAGGATTTAGCTTTTTAGATTTACACGGCTTACGTAATCTCCACGATTCACGGCAAACGAGTGGCGATCGCTTTGTGGAAAATACTTTCCAATTTGTAGATAATATCACCGCCTTCGATAGACCAAAAAACCGGATATCTCGTCGGCGAGTGTAA